One window from the genome of Halostella litorea encodes:
- a CDS encoding ABC transporter permease has product MNLVDPLGVYALWLRDVKRFLRTPSRIVGSIAMPLLFLVFLAFGFGGAAIPGLPEGVDYLQYLVPGMVGFTMLFGASFAGLSILSDQDVGFLKEILVAPISRTSIVLGRIAGGSTTALVQAALILLLSLPLGFRIASPLSLPLAFLVLVLIAVTFVGFGVALASQFSDSEGFGLVVQFVIFPLFFLSGAIYPVASLPEPVQLLAYVNPLTYGVDALRAVLVGTSAHPLAVDFGALVVSSVVTVGVGTYLFERVEAV; this is encoded by the coding sequence ATGAACCTCGTTGACCCGCTCGGCGTCTACGCGCTGTGGCTCCGCGACGTCAAGCGCTTCCTCCGGACGCCCTCCAGGATCGTTGGCTCCATCGCGATGCCGCTGCTGTTCCTCGTGTTCCTGGCCTTCGGCTTCGGCGGCGCGGCCATCCCCGGCCTCCCCGAGGGGGTCGACTACCTCCAGTACCTCGTCCCCGGGATGGTCGGGTTCACGATGCTGTTCGGGGCGTCGTTCGCCGGGCTCTCGATCCTCTCGGACCAGGACGTGGGGTTCCTGAAGGAGATCCTCGTCGCGCCCATCAGCCGCACCTCCATCGTGCTGGGGCGGATCGCCGGCGGGTCGACGACGGCGCTCGTCCAGGCGGCGTTGATCCTCCTGCTTTCCCTCCCGCTGGGCTTCCGGATCGCGAGTCCGCTGTCGCTGCCGCTTGCCTTCCTCGTGCTCGTGCTGATCGCGGTCACGTTCGTCGGGTTCGGGGTCGCGCTCGCCTCGCAGTTCAGCGACAGCGAGGGGTTCGGGCTCGTCGTCCAGTTCGTCATCTTCCCGCTGTTTTTCCTCTCGGGCGCGATCTACCCGGTCGCGAGCCTGCCGGAGCCGGTCCAGTTGCTCGCCTACGTCAACCCGCTCACCTACGGCGTCGACGCCCTGCGGGCGGTGCTCGTCGGCACCTCGGCCCACCCGCTGGCCGTCGACTTCGGCGCGCTCGTCGTCTCGTCGGTCGTCACGGTCGGCGTCGGGACGTACCTGTTCGAGCGCGTCGAGGCGGTGTGA
- a CDS encoding TetR/AcrR family transcriptional regulator: MADPSKRSFSETDEEIMGATYRALREHGYADLTIKRIAEEYGKSTAAVHYHYDTKDDLLAAFLDFILDQFVETVHEVETTDPEQRLELLLDKLLVDLEDHHDLLVAMLEMRSQAPYKEAFGERFQQNDEYIRYMLQTVIDHGIKEGVFADVDAEHVARALMTIVDGARTRASVLDDPDSLATARRTAEEYVDAVLLTED; encoded by the coding sequence ATGGCCGACCCGTCGAAGCGCTCCTTCTCCGAGACCGACGAGGAGATCATGGGCGCGACGTACCGCGCGCTGCGAGAACACGGCTACGCAGACCTCACGATAAAGCGTATCGCCGAGGAGTACGGCAAGTCGACCGCGGCGGTACACTACCACTACGACACGAAAGACGACCTGCTCGCCGCGTTTCTGGACTTCATCCTCGACCAGTTCGTCGAGACGGTCCACGAGGTCGAGACGACGGACCCCGAACAGCGGCTGGAGTTGCTGCTCGACAAGCTACTCGTCGACCTTGAGGACCACCACGACCTACTGGTCGCGATGCTGGAGATGCGGAGCCAGGCACCGTACAAGGAGGCGTTCGGCGAGCGCTTCCAGCAGAACGACGAGTACATCCGGTACATGCTCCAGACGGTGATAGACCACGGGATCAAGGAGGGCGTGTTCGCGGACGTCGACGCGGAGCACGTCGCGCGGGCGCTCATGACCATCGTCGACGGCGCCCGCACCCGCGCGAGCGTGCTGGACGACCCGGACTCGCTCGCGACGGCGCGGCGGACGGCCGAGGAGTACGTGGACGCGGTGCTGCTAACCGAGGACTGA
- a CDS encoding HpcH/HpaI aldolase family protein — translation MTSAPRTNDLRRTLDDGDVALGVLDDTYSPKLVELYGELGLDFVWIDLEHGGPGPRDGDRLEDLLRAADAGGTELLVRLPEPDPTLVRKALDAGVRTLFLSRIETSEEARRAVRAARFEYDGDPGERGFANPRASRWGTAEDYAATEDEEVVVGVTIENPTAVENIEEILAVPDLGFVFAGPLDLAVSLGHPGEPTHSAVEDAVETVREAAVDAGVPLGGLGFGMDDVNEKAADGYRMLNLGSTTAALQATASSWFEAYEG, via the coding sequence GTGACTTCCGCACCCCGAACGAACGACCTGCGGCGGACGCTCGACGACGGCGACGTCGCGCTGGGCGTCCTCGACGACACGTACAGCCCGAAGCTAGTCGAACTGTACGGCGAACTCGGCCTCGACTTCGTCTGGATCGACTTGGAGCACGGCGGGCCGGGTCCCCGGGACGGCGACCGGCTGGAGGATTTGCTCCGCGCGGCGGACGCCGGCGGGACCGAACTGCTCGTCCGCCTGCCCGAGCCGGATCCCACGCTGGTCCGGAAGGCCCTCGACGCCGGCGTCCGGACCCTGTTCCTCTCACGGATCGAGACGTCCGAGGAGGCGCGCCGCGCCGTCCGGGCGGCCAGGTTCGAGTACGACGGCGACCCCGGCGAGCGGGGGTTCGCCAACCCCCGGGCGAGCCGGTGGGGGACGGCCGAGGACTACGCCGCGACGGAGGACGAGGAGGTAGTCGTGGGGGTGACCATCGAGAACCCGACGGCGGTGGAGAACATAGAGGAGATCCTCGCCGTCCCCGACCTGGGGTTCGTCTTCGCCGGGCCGCTCGACCTCGCGGTGTCGCTCGGCCACCCCGGCGAGCCGACCCATTCAGCCGTGGAAGACGCGGTCGAGACGGTCCGCGAGGCCGCCGTCGACGCGGGCGTCCCGCTCGGCGGCCTCGGGTTCGGCATGGACGACGTGAACGAGAAGGCGGCCGACGGCTACCGGATGCTCAACCTCGGCAGCACGACCGCGGCGTTGCAGGCGACGGCCTCGTCGTGGTTCGAGGCGTACGAGGGCTGA
- a CDS encoding MATE family efflux transporter, with the protein MTRLRDRLGALFKGPEEFDLTSGSIGKPLFFLSMPIVVTNLFQTAYNLADTFWLGQYSTDALAAISFAFPLVFLLISLGMGISVAGSVLVAQYTGAGEEREAEYAASQTVTFSIIASVLLGGVGFFIVGRFLGVMGASADVLPLATNYMEVISLGLAFMFGFAVFIALMRGYGDTVTPMLVMFGSVVLNIVLDPFLIFGFEANPLFSMLGMGGLESSLYAATGYAGSGITGAAIATVFSRALALVVGLAIMFRGTRGVEINLRDMAPDLDYLRRLVRIGIPASIEGTGRAVSMNLLLFIVALFPDAVVAAYGIGTRVFSVIFLPAIAVARGVETMTGQNIGADRPERAERAARLAATVLFGVLTVAGVLVWFAAAPIADVFTTDPEVVDIAAQFLRYVALTFGFIGIMRAYTGSFRGAGKTLTAAAISVLMLGVVRFPIAWIAAGEIGESGIWVSFAVSNVVGAAIAYAWYRRGTWRDGDLTDPDVDVDDTGLEATPTDD; encoded by the coding sequence GTGACGCGGCTCCGCGACCGCCTCGGCGCGCTGTTCAAGGGGCCCGAGGAGTTCGACCTCACCTCCGGGAGCATCGGCAAACCCCTCTTTTTCCTGTCGATGCCGATCGTCGTCACGAACCTGTTCCAGACCGCCTACAACCTCGCGGACACGTTCTGGCTGGGCCAGTACAGCACGGACGCGCTGGCCGCGATCAGCTTCGCGTTCCCGCTCGTGTTCCTGCTCATCTCGCTGGGAATGGGCATCTCCGTCGCCGGCAGCGTCCTCGTCGCCCAGTACACCGGGGCCGGCGAGGAGCGCGAGGCGGAGTACGCCGCCTCCCAGACGGTGACGTTCTCGATCATCGCGTCGGTCCTCCTCGGCGGGGTCGGCTTCTTCATCGTCGGCCGGTTCCTCGGCGTCATGGGCGCGTCGGCGGACGTGTTGCCCCTGGCGACGAACTACATGGAGGTCATCTCGCTGGGGCTGGCGTTCATGTTCGGCTTCGCGGTGTTCATCGCGCTCATGCGGGGGTACGGCGACACGGTCACGCCGATGCTCGTCATGTTCGGCTCGGTGGTCCTGAACATCGTCCTCGACCCGTTCCTCATCTTCGGGTTCGAGGCGAACCCGCTGTTCTCGATGCTCGGCATGGGCGGCCTCGAATCGTCGCTGTACGCGGCGACCGGCTACGCGGGATCGGGGATCACCGGCGCGGCGATCGCGACGGTGTTTTCCCGCGCGCTGGCGCTGGTCGTCGGCCTGGCGATCATGTTCCGCGGGACCCGCGGCGTCGAGATCAACCTCCGGGACATGGCCCCCGACCTCGACTACCTGCGCCGCCTCGTCCGGATCGGGATCCCCGCCTCCATCGAGGGGACCGGCCGGGCGGTGTCGATGAACCTCCTGCTGTTCATCGTCGCGCTGTTCCCCGACGCCGTCGTCGCCGCCTACGGCATCGGGACGCGCGTGTTCTCGGTGATCTTCCTGCCGGCGATCGCCGTCGCCCGCGGCGTCGAGACGATGACCGGCCAGAACATCGGCGCCGACCGGCCCGAGCGCGCCGAACGGGCCGCGCGGCTCGCGGCGACGGTGCTGTTCGGCGTCCTCACGGTCGCGGGCGTGCTCGTCTGGTTCGCGGCCGCGCCCATCGCGGACGTGTTCACGACCGACCCCGAGGTCGTCGACATCGCCGCGCAGTTCCTGCGCTACGTCGCGCTGACATTCGGCTTCATCGGCATCATGCGGGCCTACACCGGGAGCTTCCGCGGTGCCGGGAAGACCCTCACCGCGGCCGCGATATCCGTGCTGATGCTCGGCGTCGTCCGGTTCCCGATCGCGTGGATCGCGGCCGGCGAGATCGGCGAGTCCGGCATCTGGGTCTCCTTTGCGGTGTCCAACGTCGTCGGCGCGGCGATCGCCTACGCCTGGTACCGCCGCGGCACGTGGCGCGACGGCGACCTCACGGACCCGGACGTGGACGTCGACGATACGGGGCTGGAGGCGACGCCGACCGACGACTGA
- a CDS encoding ABC transporter ATP-binding protein, translated as MPAIQVDGLTKEFDGVTAVDDLSFAVEEGELFGLLGPNGAGKSTLINMLVTLLRPSAGTASVDGHDVVEETAAVRNSLGIVFQEPALDEELTGAENLAFHARLYGLSGRERERRTDEVLELVGLTGERDDPVNTYSGGMKRRLEIARGLLHEPSVLFLDEPTTGLDARTRRDTWEYIRRLNRESGVSIVLTTHYIEEAEQLCDRVAIVDEGEVAAIDSPEALKRSLGGDVVSLETDGPAAALRDRLDERPWVVEHAGTDAGVNVTVDSGGSRVADLVRLADDAGVTVTGVDIHRPNLEAVFLSLTGTTIAERNAGDEKAAVDRIGDADDRSRRAGVAATEGDE; from the coding sequence ATGCCCGCGATTCAGGTGGACGGATTGACCAAGGAGTTCGACGGCGTGACGGCGGTCGACGACCTCTCGTTTGCGGTCGAGGAGGGCGAGCTGTTCGGCCTCCTCGGGCCGAACGGCGCGGGGAAGTCGACGCTCATCAACATGCTCGTCACCCTCCTGCGGCCGAGCGCCGGGACCGCGTCGGTCGACGGCCACGACGTCGTCGAGGAGACGGCCGCCGTCCGCAACAGCCTCGGGATCGTGTTCCAGGAGCCGGCGCTCGACGAGGAGCTGACCGGCGCGGAGAACCTGGCGTTTCACGCGCGGCTGTACGGGCTGAGCGGGCGGGAGCGCGAGCGCCGGACCGACGAGGTGCTGGAGCTCGTCGGGCTGACCGGGGAGCGCGACGACCCGGTCAACACGTACTCCGGCGGGATGAAGCGCCGCCTCGAGATCGCTCGCGGGCTGTTGCACGAACCGTCGGTGCTGTTCCTCGACGAGCCGACCACCGGCCTGGACGCGCGGACCCGCCGGGACACGTGGGAGTACATTCGGCGGCTGAACCGGGAGTCCGGCGTCTCCATCGTGTTGACCACCCACTACATCGAGGAGGCCGAACAGCTCTGTGACCGCGTCGCCATCGTCGACGAGGGGGAAGTCGCCGCGATCGACTCGCCCGAGGCACTCAAGCGGTCGCTGGGCGGCGACGTCGTGTCGCTGGAGACCGACGGCCCGGCCGCCGCCCTGCGCGACCGCCTCGACGAGCGGCCGTGGGTCGTCGAACACGCCGGCACCGACGCCGGCGTCAACGTCACCGTCGACAGCGGCGGGTCGCGGGTCGCCGACCTGGTGCGGCTGGCCGACGACGCCGGCGTAACCGTCACCGGCGTCGACATCCACCGGCCGAACCTGGAGGCTGTGTTCCTCTCGCTGACGGGGACGACGATCGCCGAACGGAACGCCGGCGACGAGAAGGCGGCCGTGGACCGCATCGGGGACGCGGACGACCGGTCGCGCCGCGCCGGCGTCGCGGCGACGGAGGGCGACGAATGA
- a CDS encoding TetR/AcrR family transcriptional regulator produces the protein MDDEPATEILEATYRALCDNGYADLTLQDIAAEADVSKASIHYHYECKDQLFIAFLDLLYERYTDRLDELAGDTPRERLDSLLELLLTDGDGSLHGEFRTAMLEVNAQAPYDAAVRERLADFDEYLHERLRAILVAGVEAGEFDDGVEPSLAAEFLVTAIRGAHTRQVAVGHSPDRLYATMTRYAERQLFAGDGTEVAP, from the coding sequence ATGGACGACGAACCAGCGACGGAGATACTGGAAGCGACGTATCGTGCCCTCTGTGACAACGGCTACGCCGACCTCACGCTCCAGGACATCGCCGCCGAGGCGGACGTGAGCAAGGCGTCCATCCACTACCACTACGAGTGCAAGGACCAGCTGTTCATCGCCTTCCTCGACCTGCTGTACGAGCGCTACACCGACCGGCTCGACGAACTGGCCGGGGACACGCCCCGCGAACGGCTCGACTCCCTGCTCGAACTGTTACTCACGGACGGCGACGGCTCCCTCCACGGTGAGTTCCGGACGGCGATGCTCGAGGTGAACGCCCAGGCCCCGTACGACGCCGCCGTCCGGGAGCGGCTCGCCGACTTCGACGAGTACCTCCACGAACGGCTGCGGGCGATCCTCGTGGCCGGCGTCGAGGCCGGCGAGTTCGACGACGGGGTCGAACCGTCGCTCGCCGCGGAGTTCCTCGTGACGGCGATCCGGGGGGCACACACCCGGCAGGTCGCGGTCGGCCACTCGCCGGACCGACTGTACGCGACCATGACGAGGTACGCCGAGCGGCAACTGTTCGCCGGCGATGGGACGGAGGTCGCGCCGTGA
- a CDS encoding DUF7575 domain-containing protein — protein MRESIQRKRPWLAALLAAFVTGLGHLYLRRWRRAVTWLLALFVATVLFVDPATAEALANGDAVDPAAIAPVLVVGAFSVFDAYALARAHNAVARVTAPTDGRRSHCPNCGRELDPEIEFCHWCNADVTDPDPDAATATDGWDD, from the coding sequence ATGCGAGAGTCGATCCAGCGCAAACGGCCGTGGCTCGCCGCACTGCTCGCCGCGTTCGTGACCGGGCTCGGCCACCTGTACCTCCGGCGGTGGCGGCGGGCGGTCACCTGGCTCCTCGCCCTGTTTGTCGCCACCGTGCTGTTCGTCGACCCGGCCACCGCCGAGGCGCTCGCGAACGGCGACGCGGTCGACCCGGCGGCGATAGCCCCGGTGCTGGTCGTCGGCGCGTTCAGCGTCTTCGACGCGTACGCCCTCGCCCGCGCCCACAACGCGGTCGCTCGCGTGACCGCGCCGACCGACGGACGGCGGAGCCACTGCCCGAACTGCGGCCGGGAGCTGGACCCGGAGATCGAGTTCTGCCACTGGTGTAACGCGGACGTCACGGACCCGGACCCCGACGCGGCCACGGCGACGGACGGCTGGGACGACTGA